One window from the genome of Cyclobacterium amurskyense encodes:
- the rplX gene encoding 50S ribosomal protein L24 — MERKFNKQPKLHIKTGDTVLVIAGDDKSKQGKILSVDRAKRRAIVEGLNMVTKHIKPTTNSPQGGIEKKEAPIHISNLKLVDPKTGDATRIGRKKNEDGKLVRYSKKTGEVING, encoded by the coding sequence AAAGAAAATTTAACAAACAACCGAAATTGCATATCAAAACTGGTGATACCGTATTGGTGATCGCAGGAGATGATAAAAGCAAACAAGGTAAGATCCTTTCTGTTGACCGAGCCAAAAGAAGGGCAATAGTAGAAGGTTTAAATATGGTAACCAAACATATAAAACCTACAACTAACTCTCCTCAAGGTGGTATAGAAAAGAAAGAGGCTCCCATTCATATCAGTAACCTTAAATTGGTAGATCCTAAAACAGGAGACGCTACCAGGATAGGTCGAAAAAAGAATGAGGACGGAAAATTAGTAAGATACTCTAAGAAAACCGGGGAGGTGATCAATGGCTAA